Proteins encoded in a region of the Acidimicrobiia bacterium genome:
- the rfbC gene encoding dTDP-4-dehydrorhamnose 3,5-epimerase has product MRAVETALPEVLVLEPGVFEDDRGFFFEAWNRNVFKDLVGRDVDFVQDNQSRSRKGVLRGLHYQLRQPQGKLVRVVAGSVFDVVVDVRRSSSTFGGWLGLELSDANRRQLWIPQGFAHGFLVITEYADLVYKTTDYYNPEWDRTLRWDDPEIGIDWPLDGGRPILSAKDDAAPGLFAADVYE; this is encoded by the coding sequence TTGAGAGCTGTAGAGACTGCCCTTCCCGAAGTGCTCGTTCTCGAACCGGGCGTGTTCGAAGACGATCGTGGGTTCTTCTTCGAAGCATGGAACCGGAATGTCTTCAAGGATCTGGTCGGCCGCGACGTCGATTTTGTGCAGGACAACCAGTCGCGTTCACGGAAAGGCGTTCTGCGCGGTTTGCATTACCAACTCCGGCAACCACAAGGAAAACTCGTGCGGGTGGTGGCCGGGTCGGTGTTCGACGTTGTCGTCGATGTGCGACGGTCCTCTTCGACCTTCGGTGGCTGGCTGGGTCTCGAACTATCCGATGCGAACCGACGCCAACTCTGGATTCCTCAAGGCTTCGCCCACGGTTTCCTGGTCATCACCGAGTACGCCGACCTCGTCTACAAGACGACCGACTATTACAACCCCGAGTGGGATCGCACATTGCGATGGGATGATCCGGAAATCGGCATCGATTGGCCGCTGGACGGCGGACGGCCGATACTCTCGGCCAAGGACGATGCTGCGCCGGGATTGTTCGCAGCCGACGTATACGAATGA
- the rfbB gene encoding dTDP-glucose 4,6-dehydratase, translating to MSRRYLVTGGAGFIGSNFVRYILQHEADAQITNLDLLTYAGVKATVDELDESPNHRFVHGDIRDTELVEGLVPGHDVIVNFAAESHVDRSIDGPAVFLETNVVGTGVLIEAARRHEVPMFLQVSTDEVYGTIAQGFAPEDAALAPSSPYAASKAAADLLVQSYAVTFGYRAIITRCTNNYGPYQFPEKVIPLFITNLLVGKPVPLYGDGRNERDWLHVEDHCSAIHLLLDAGNPGEVYNIGADAQLANIDLTHRLIELLGRDESFIQPVADRPGHDLRYAVDSSKLRALGWAPGHTIDKRLDDTIAWYRDREDWWGPLKGGQR from the coding sequence ATGAGCCGTCGTTATCTCGTGACGGGAGGAGCAGGGTTCATCGGCTCTAACTTCGTCCGGTACATCCTGCAACACGAAGCAGACGCCCAGATCACCAATTTGGACCTGCTCACCTACGCCGGAGTCAAGGCCACGGTCGACGAACTGGACGAGTCACCGAACCATCGATTCGTGCACGGCGATATTCGGGACACCGAACTGGTCGAAGGTCTCGTTCCCGGCCACGACGTGATCGTGAACTTCGCCGCCGAGAGCCACGTCGACCGGTCGATCGACGGCCCGGCCGTCTTCCTCGAGACCAACGTCGTCGGCACCGGCGTGCTCATTGAGGCCGCCCGCCGTCACGAAGTCCCCATGTTCCTGCAGGTCTCGACCGACGAGGTCTACGGAACGATTGCGCAGGGTTTCGCCCCCGAGGATGCCGCCCTGGCGCCGTCCTCCCCGTACGCCGCCTCCAAAGCCGCCGCCGATCTGCTCGTCCAGTCGTACGCCGTGACGTTCGGCTACCGGGCCATCATCACCCGCTGCACGAACAACTACGGGCCCTACCAGTTCCCCGAGAAGGTCATCCCGCTGTTTATCACCAATCTCCTCGTCGGCAAACCGGTGCCCCTTTACGGCGACGGCCGCAACGAGCGCGACTGGCTCCACGTCGAGGACCATTGCTCGGCAATCCACCTCCTCCTCGATGCCGGAAACCCGGGTGAGGTCTACAACATCGGGGCAGACGCCCAGCTCGCCAACATCGACCTGACCCACCGCCTGATCGAACTGCTGGGTAGGGATGAGTCGTTCATTCAGCCGGTCGCCGATCGGCCCGGCCACGACCTTCGGTACGCGGTCGATTCCTCGAAGCTGCGTGCACTGGGATGGGCTCCAGGGCACACCATCGACAAGCGCCTCGACGACACGATCGCCTGGTACCGGGACCGGGAAGACTGGTGGGGACCCTTGAAGGGCGGGCAACGATGA
- the rfbA gene encoding glucose-1-phosphate thymidylyltransferase RfbA: protein MKGIVLAGGAGSRLDPITRVASKQLQPVYDKPMIYYPLATLMQAGIREVLVITTPHDLPRFQELLGDGTQWGIRLSYAVQPEPKGIAQAFLVGEEFIAGQPVTLILGDNIFYGRIGLEEVVATFETGAFVFGYPVRDPERYGVVEFDSDGRVLSLEEKPAKPKSKFAVPGLYVFDGNVAKVAKSIEPSARGELEITDLNRVYLERGELKVQIFDRGVAWLDSGTHDSLLEAANFIATVEHRQSIKIACLEEIAYRQGFVDEAAFRLVVEEMPASSYRSYLEDVLAEQR, encoded by the coding sequence ATGAAAGGCATCGTGCTCGCCGGGGGCGCCGGCAGCCGGCTCGACCCCATCACGCGGGTCGCCTCGAAGCAGCTGCAACCGGTCTACGACAAGCCGATGATCTACTACCCCCTGGCAACACTGATGCAGGCAGGCATTCGTGAGGTGCTGGTCATCACCACGCCGCACGACCTGCCGCGCTTCCAGGAACTGCTCGGCGACGGAACACAGTGGGGAATCAGGTTGTCGTATGCAGTCCAGCCGGAGCCCAAAGGCATTGCCCAGGCGTTCCTGGTCGGTGAGGAGTTCATTGCAGGGCAACCCGTGACCCTCATTCTGGGGGACAACATCTTCTACGGGCGGATCGGCCTCGAGGAGGTTGTGGCCACCTTTGAAACCGGTGCATTCGTCTTCGGCTATCCGGTTCGCGACCCCGAACGCTATGGAGTCGTCGAGTTCGACTCCGACGGGCGCGTGCTCTCCTTAGAGGAGAAGCCGGCCAAGCCGAAGTCAAAGTTCGCCGTTCCCGGCCTGTACGTGTTCGACGGCAACGTCGCCAAGGTGGCCAAATCCATCGAGCCGTCTGCCAGAGGCGAACTGGAAATCACCGACCTCAATCGGGTCTATCTGGAGCGGGGAGAGCTAAAGGTACAGATCTTCGACCGGGGAGTTGCCTGGCTGGACAGCGGCACGCACGACAGTCTGCTCGAGGCTGCCAACTTCATCGCCACCGTCGAGCACCGCCAGAGCATCAAGATCGCCTGCCTCGAGGAGATCGCCTACCGACAGGGCTTCGTCGACGAGGCGGCCTTCCGTCTGGTGGTCGAGGAGATGCCGGCCTCGAGCTATCGGAGCTATCTCGAGGATGTGCTGGCGGAGCAGCGTTGA
- the rfbD gene encoding dTDP-4-dehydrorhamnose reductase, producing the protein MTGRVVVIGGSGQVGTAFRALLPDAFFPARDELDLLDLGAIGPTLARWEPSAIINCAAYTAVDRAEDDEATATTVNGSAVGELATAAAAGRRIPFLTYSTDYVFDGTATRPYVESDPTAPINAYGRSKLAGEREALRYPGSLVIRTSWVISGTHANFVATMLNLARNRSVRVVSDQLGRPTMAGDLAAASLAALERGATGLLHLTNSGQTSWFDLARRAVEIAGLDSERIEPCTTADYPTPARRPAYSVLDSERRSDLGVPELPSWRDSLPAVVEQLMLGNNFTV; encoded by the coding sequence TTGACCGGTCGGGTTGTCGTCATCGGCGGCTCCGGTCAGGTGGGTACCGCCTTCCGGGCCCTCCTGCCAGACGCTTTCTTTCCCGCCCGGGATGAACTCGATCTGCTGGACCTCGGGGCGATCGGTCCGACGCTGGCCCGCTGGGAACCGTCCGCCATCATCAACTGCGCCGCCTACACCGCCGTAGACCGGGCCGAAGATGACGAAGCGACCGCCACGACGGTCAACGGGAGCGCCGTTGGTGAACTGGCGACGGCGGCGGCCGCCGGTCGGCGGATCCCATTCCTGACCTATTCCACCGACTACGTCTTCGACGGGACCGCAACCCGACCCTATGTCGAGTCCGACCCCACCGCCCCGATCAACGCCTACGGACGCAGCAAACTGGCAGGGGAAAGAGAGGCCCTTCGCTATCCGGGCAGCCTCGTTATCCGTACATCGTGGGTCATCTCCGGCACCCATGCGAACTTCGTGGCGACGATGCTGAATCTGGCGCGCAACCGGTCGGTGCGAGTGGTATCCGATCAGCTCGGCCGTCCAACGATGGCCGGCGACCTCGCCGCCGCCTCCCTCGCCGCGCTCGAACGAGGCGCCACCGGGTTGTTGCACCTCACGAATTCTGGTCAAACCAGTTGGTTCGACCTGGCCAGACGCGCGGTGGAGATTGCCGGACTCGACTCCGAACGTATCGAACCGTGCACAACTGCCGACTATCCAACCCCTGCCCGGCGTCCCGCCTACTCGGTACTCGATTCAGAACGGCGGTCCGACCTCGGCGTGCCGGAGTTGCCTTCCTGGCGCGATTCGCTACCCGCGGTGGTTGAGCAACTGATGCTGGGTAACAACTTCACGGTCTAG